In Methanobrevibacter sp., a single window of DNA contains:
- a CDS encoding ferritin: protein MVSENMEKALNGQLNAEIYSGYLYLSMASYFEDEDLAGFATWMRVQAEEELEHGMKFYDYIIRRGASVTLTAIEGPQTEWDSPVAAFEHVLEHEKMVSGLINDLVDLAIEEKDHATNNFLQWFVEEQVEEEENAMELVAKIKLADGDNRLIYELNKELGARSPSED, encoded by the coding sequence ATGGTATCAGAAAATATGGAAAAAGCATTAAACGGTCAATTAAATGCTGAAATTTACTCAGGATATTTATACTTATCCATGGCATCATACTTTGAAGATGAAGACTTAGCAGGATTCGCCACCTGGATGAGAGTACAAGCAGAAGAAGAATTAGAACATGGAATGAAATTCTATGACTACATTATCAGAAGAGGAGCTTCTGTAACCTTGACTGCAATCGAAGGCCCACAAACCGAATGGGATTCTCCAGTAGCAGCATTCGAACATGTACTCGAACATGAAAAAATGGTATCAGGACTTATCAACGATTTGGTTGATCTTGCTATTGAAGAAAAAGACCATGCAACCAACAACTTCTTGCAATGGTTTGTTGAAGAACAAGTTGAAGAAGAAGAAAATGCAATGGAACTCGTTGCAAAAATCAAACTCGCTGACGGCGACAACAGATTAATCTATGAATTGAACAAAGAATTAGGTGCACGTTCACCTTCAGAAGACTAG
- a CDS encoding flavodoxin family protein, with product MKTVVINASPRKKWNTAEIMQSAQKGAESVGAETEYINLYDVDFKGCRSCLVCKLKGKEKCKCYWRDNLSPIIERILAADTLLIGTPIYFGEPTAEFRALIERLIFCVLSYDDGSSYFTGKINVGLFYTMNAPLQFFEDSMKDNLAKTEFLFSFLNGEVTSYPVCDTIQVSDYSKFNMAGFSQEAKEKQWILQFPKDLEKAFKIGAELSK from the coding sequence ATGAAAACTGTTGTAATCAATGCAAGTCCAAGAAAGAAATGGAACACTGCAGAAATCATGCAGTCTGCTCAAAAGGGTGCTGAATCTGTTGGTGCTGAAACTGAATACATTAACTTGTATGATGTTGATTTTAAGGGTTGTAGGAGCTGTCTTGTTTGCAAACTTAAGGGAAAGGAAAAGTGCAAGTGCTATTGGAGGGACAATCTCTCCCCAATAATTGAAAGGATTCTGGCAGCTGACACCTTGCTTATCGGCACTCCAATATATTTCGGTGAGCCTACTGCTGAGTTCAGGGCTTTGATTGAAAGATTGATATTTTGTGTGCTTTCATATGATGACGGTTCAAGCTATTTCACTGGCAAGATTAATGTCGGATTGTTTTACACTATGAACGCTCCATTGCAGTTTTTTGAGGATTCAATGAAGGATAATCTGGCAAAAACAGAATTTCTGTTCTCATTTTTAAATGGTGAAGTCACTTCATATCCAGTCTGTGACACCATTCAGGTCAGTGACTATTCCAAGTTCAACATGGCAGGCTTCAGTCAGGAAGCAAAGGAAAAGCAATGGATTTTGCAGTTTCCCAAGGATTTGGAAAAGGCATTTAAGATTGGCGCGGAGCTATCCAAATGA
- a CDS encoding flavodoxin family protein, translating to MKAIVINAGPKRKDINAQLAQSAADGAKSAGADVEYIDLYKLNLSGCRVCLICKNDEEICKCYWRDELSSVIEKILSSDCLLIAAPIFFSQPTSHFMALLERLIYCIVSYKSGNKFKGKVNVGLFYTINYSMDYFEKSVRPHIKQSEDLFKMLNGEVVIETFSNISKNVSSNSSDEELKAKQKQFNNDLNTVFEIGSKLSK from the coding sequence ATGAAGGCAATCGTGATTAATGCCGGTCCCAAAAGAAAGGATATAAATGCGCAGCTGGCACAGTCTGCAGCTGATGGTGCCAAATCAGCAGGCGCTGATGTCGAATATATAGATTTATATAAGCTGAATCTCTCAGGCTGCAGAGTCTGTTTAATATGTAAAAATGATGAGGAAATCTGCAAGTGCTATTGGAGGGATGAACTCTCTTCTGTCATTGAAAAGATTCTATCATCGGATTGTCTTTTGATTGCAGCTCCAATATTCTTTTCACAGCCTACAAGCCATTTCATGGCATTGCTTGAAAGGTTGATATATTGCATTGTTTCATATAAGAGTGGAAACAAGTTTAAGGGCAAGGTCAATGTGGGACTGTTTTATACAATCAACTATTCGATGGATTACTTTGAAAAGTCAGTAAGGCCTCATATCAAACAGTCTGAGGATTTGTTTAAGATGCTAAATGGTGAGGTTGTCATTGAGACTTTTTCCAATATATCCAAGAATGTTTCATCCAATTCATCAGATGAGGAATTAAAAGCAAAACAAAAGCAGTTCAATAATGATTTGAACACTGTTTTTGAAATTGGCTCAAAATTAAGCAAATAA
- a CDS encoding helix-turn-helix domain-containing protein, whose amino-acid sequence MTKHIKKCPIELVVNLIRKKWVIHIIRDLFFGKTRFHEFKEGKPDLSNKVLSNCLKDMEKNGLIHKIVDKIDKKNVKYKLTEKGESLNKVLYEIAMVTVDSENYSDKIRNDLKTTFKEKLL is encoded by the coding sequence ATGACTAAACATATAAAAAAATGTCCTATCGAATTAGTTGTAAATTTAATAAGAAAAAAGTGGGTTATCCACATAATCCGAGACCTGTTCTTTGGCAAAACCAGATTTCATGAATTCAAGGAAGGAAAACCAGATCTTTCAAACAAGGTTTTAAGCAACTGTCTAAAAGATATGGAGAAAAACGGCTTGATTCACAAAATCGTTGATAAAATAGACAAAAAGAACGTGAAATACAAATTGACAGAAAAAGGCGAATCATTAAACAAGGTATTATATGAAATCGCCATGGTAACAGTCGACAGTGAAAATTACTCTGATAAAATCAGAAACGACTTGAAAACAACCTTCAAGGAAAAATTATTATAG
- a CDS encoding type II toxin-antitoxin system VapC family toxin: protein MIFLDSGYFKALHDDKDPYHNESLKIKDYINEQNEKTVINTTVLVETLNRVTGSYDIVKKVHDDLHAKNKVVQLTDEDYEQSLEVSAWFGNSINYSDCTILNTMMGMGIDTIVSFDSDFRKIDILDVIFAM from the coding sequence ATGATTTTTTTAGATAGTGGCTATTTTAAAGCATTACATGATGATAAAGATCCTTATCATAATGAATCTTTGAAAATTAAAGATTATATCAATGAACAGAATGAAAAAACTGTGATTAATACTACAGTACTTGTTGAAACATTAAACAGAGTCACTGGTTCTTATGATATTGTCAAAAAAGTTCATGATGATTTGCATGCAAAAAATAAAGTAGTCCAACTAACTGATGAAGATTATGAACAATCTTTAGAAGTTAGTGCTTGGTTCGGAAATTCCATTAATTATAGTGATTGTACAATTCTCAACACTATGATGGGAATGGGTATTGATACAATCGTTTCATTTGATTCAGATTTCAGAAAAATAGATATATTAGATGTGATTTTTGCAATGTAG
- a CDS encoding DUF308 domain-containing protein produces the protein MVNKSAGLLAIILGLLFIIFPMFSSELISIIVGLSLLFFGISAAFMGWNMRSPYNNTFSTIAIIIGILAIIFGFLFIFYIDALSFLIGIQFYLVGFIMIVFGITGLLSKMSRVSAFSSILVLIMGIIAIALAAFAISEPIYIAIIIGIVLIVEGISLILSD, from the coding sequence ATGGTTAACAAAAGTGCAGGATTATTGGCGATAATTCTTGGTTTGCTTTTTATAATATTTCCCATGTTTTCATCAGAGCTAATTTCAATCATAGTGGGTTTAAGCTTGCTTTTCTTTGGAATATCAGCAGCGTTCATGGGATGGAATATGAGAAGCCCATATAACAATACCTTTTCAACAATAGCCATAATCATAGGCATTCTAGCTATTATATTTGGATTCCTGTTTATATTCTATATCGATGCATTATCATTCCTTATCGGCATCCAATTCTACCTTGTCGGATTTATTATGATAGTATTCGGTATCACTGGACTTTTATCCAAAATGAGCCGTGTATCTGCTTTTTCTTCAATACTTGTATTGATAATGGGTATTATTGCAATCGCACTTGCAGCATTTGCAATATCCGAACCGATATATATTGCAATAATCATTGGAATAGTCTTGATTGTTGAAGGAATCAGCTTAATCCTTTCAGATTAA
- the serS gene encoding serine--tRNA ligase yields the protein MLDIKLFRENPELIIDSEKKRFRDTENVEKVIEYDTLWREGERKLNSLRSEKNKLSKSFKKAKEEGNLEEVIARSKEVAAEIKELTAKNAEYLELRDDYRYKVGNIIDEDVPISDTEEDNVVVRTYGEIPEYDFELLNHVDLINKIDGADLETAASIAGARFYYLKRDILHLNLALIQFALSELEAEGYIPMQTPFFVKGEVAAETSELGEFEETLYKVENEDMYLIATAEQTLAALHRDEIISPDELPLRYCALSTCFRKEAGSHGKDTLGIFRVHQFEKIEQFIYSTPEDSRNQHDHLMEVTERIYQKLGLPYQVIAIVSSALNDNAAIKYDLEAWFPGSGAFRELVSCTNCKDYQARKTKTRVGRAGSGDAQILHTLNSTAIATERTMCCILENYQQADGSVKIPEVLVPYMNGKTVIEAKK from the coding sequence TTGTTAGATATAAAATTATTCAGAGAAAATCCGGAATTAATAATAGACTCTGAAAAGAAAAGATTTAGAGACACAGAAAACGTGGAAAAAGTAATAGAATATGACACCTTATGGAGAGAAGGTGAAAGAAAACTCAATTCACTTAGATCTGAGAAAAATAAATTATCAAAATCATTCAAAAAAGCAAAAGAAGAAGGTAATTTGGAAGAAGTGATTGCAAGATCCAAAGAAGTTGCAGCAGAAATCAAGGAATTGACAGCTAAAAACGCTGAATACCTTGAACTCAGAGACGACTACAGATACAAGGTAGGAAACATCATAGATGAAGATGTTCCAATATCCGACACTGAAGAAGATAATGTAGTGGTGCGAACCTACGGTGAAATCCCGGAATATGACTTTGAACTATTAAACCATGTTGATTTGATTAACAAAATCGATGGTGCTGATTTGGAAACCGCAGCAAGCATTGCAGGAGCCCGTTTTTACTATCTAAAACGTGATATCCTGCACTTGAACTTGGCTTTAATTCAGTTTGCACTTTCAGAACTTGAAGCTGAAGGCTACATTCCAATGCAGACACCATTCTTTGTAAAAGGGGAAGTTGCAGCGGAAACCTCAGAACTGGGCGAGTTTGAAGAAACATTATATAAAGTGGAAAATGAGGACATGTACCTTATTGCAACTGCTGAGCAGACCCTAGCAGCACTTCACAGGGATGAAATCATCTCACCTGATGAATTGCCTTTAAGATACTGTGCACTTTCAACATGCTTTAGAAAAGAGGCAGGATCCCACGGAAAAGACACTCTAGGAATTTTCAGGGTTCATCAGTTCGAAAAAATCGAACAGTTCATCTACTCAACACCTGAAGATTCAAGAAACCAGCATGACCATCTGATGGAAGTTACTGAAAGGATTTATCAAAAATTAGGTCTTCCATACCAGGTTATAGCTATTGTATCTTCTGCTTTAAACGACAATGCAGCTATCAAATACGACCTTGAGGCATGGTTCCCAGGATCAGGTGCATTCCGTGAACTGGTGTCATGTACCAACTGTAAGGATTACCAGGCCCGTAAAACAAAGACACGTGTTGGAAGAGCAGGTTCCGGGGATGCACAGATATTGCACACCTTAAACAGTACTGCAATTGCAACCGAACGTACAATGTGCTGTATTTTGGAAAACTATCAGCAGGCTGATGGTAGCGTTAAAATTCCTGAAGTGCTGGTCCCTTACATGAATGGAAAAACAGTTATCGAAGCTAAAAAATAG
- the nudC gene encoding NAD(+) diphosphatase encodes MIEKSIYEDYQIDFSDTYNSDNAYYFIFNHERELFLVNETLPESFKDFEVDFKLYIGKFKGKDTFVINADSDDSFYPLQEVYELNKDIYLMANRAVLIRDWFISHQYCGKCGVHTVLDEKDMMMKCPECGQVHYPRIAPAIIVAVSNDDKLLMAKHSYHKTHRYALVAGFVEPGESIEEAVHREVGEEIGIKIKTLKYMKSQSWPFPNSLMLAFTAEYDCGEINVDGDEIVKAKWFSKEDIVRYDSDISISDWLIQNFIDTH; translated from the coding sequence ATGATAGAAAAATCCATTTATGAAGATTATCAGATTGATTTCAGTGACACATACAATAGCGATAATGCATATTATTTTATTTTCAACCATGAGAGGGAATTATTTTTAGTCAATGAAACATTGCCTGAAAGTTTTAAGGATTTTGAAGTTGATTTCAAACTTTACATCGGCAAATTCAAAGGAAAAGACACTTTTGTCATAAATGCTGATTCAGACGATTCATTTTATCCTCTGCAGGAGGTTTATGAACTCAATAAAGACATCTATCTGATGGCAAATAGGGCAGTTTTAATCAGAGACTGGTTTATTTCCCATCAGTACTGCGGAAAATGCGGTGTACATACCGTTTTGGATGAAAAGGACATGATGATGAAATGTCCTGAATGCGGTCAGGTACACTATCCAAGGATTGCTCCTGCAATAATCGTGGCTGTAAGCAATGATGATAAGCTGCTCATGGCAAAGCACAGCTATCATAAAACCCACAGGTATGCTCTGGTTGCAGGTTTTGTAGAGCCTGGTGAAAGCATTGAGGAAGCGGTGCACAGGGAAGTTGGTGAAGAGATAGGAATCAAAATCAAGACCCTGAAATATATGAAAAGCCAGTCATGGCCGTTTCCAAACTCACTGATGCTTGCATTTACTGCTGAATATGACTGTGGTGAAATCAATGTGGACGGTGATGAGATAGTAAAAGCCAAATGGTTCAGTAAAGAGGATATAGTTAGATATGATTCAGACATCAGCATATCAGACTGGCTGATACAGAATTTCATCGATACACATTAA
- a CDS encoding adhesin — translation MKYSEGPTSEAQIDSAQYDSILLGENELGTVHLHGPFGNEESEIKIAYVIGMHPLESKSHRALFDMLTPKDDLKYCYYIYNINVNDKASETEGRLEGQKLAQEFIKDDIIDKKYDLFLDIHSNRGSAGPGEYKITNFIFAPGFDDSSTKFLNQILDEIDEIVYYAPEFRSSPPFITEPTAASGIPTIVYECYSYEKFEVSCNLASKLIITVDNLVF, via the coding sequence ATGAAATATTCAGAGGGTCCTACTAGCGAAGCTCAAATAGACTCAGCACAATACGATTCCATACTGCTCGGTGAAAACGAACTGGGTACTGTGCACTTGCATGGTCCATTCGGCAATGAGGAATCAGAAATCAAGATTGCCTATGTAATAGGAATGCATCCTCTTGAAAGCAAATCGCACAGGGCACTGTTTGACATGCTAACACCTAAAGATGATTTAAAATATTGTTATTATATTTACAACATCAATGTCAATGATAAGGCATCAGAAACCGAAGGTCGTCTTGAAGGCCAGAAATTGGCTCAGGAGTTCATAAAAGATGATATCATTGACAAGAAATATGACTTGTTTTTAGACATTCACTCAAACCGTGGATCTGCAGGTCCTGGCGAGTATAAGATTACCAATTTCATTTTCGCACCAGGATTTGATGATTCATCCACAAAATTCCTGAATCAGATACTTGATGAAATTGATGAAATTGTATATTATGCACCGGAATTTAGGTCCAGTCCGCCATTCATTACTGAACCGACTGCAGCTTCTGGCATTCCAACAATTGTATATGAATGCTATTCATATGAAAAATTTGAAGTTTCATGCAATTTGGCATCTAAATTAATAATTACAGTTGATAATTTGGTATTCTAA
- a CDS encoding nitroreductase family protein, producing MVDFEEIINTRRSIRQYDDKEVSDEDILKILKAGMQAPGSRLGAEPWEFVVIKNKDTLAKLGEIKPRVTNAPVAIVLVANIERSFYKTVWQQDMGAAAENMLLEAVNLGLGGLWNGVAPEEDRMKAIGKIIGIDDITETKPYCIITLGYPADGWENKFLDKFDEERIHYEKY from the coding sequence ATGGTAGATTTTGAAGAAATAATAAACACAAGAAGAAGCATTCGTCAGTATGATGATAAGGAAGTCAGTGATGAGGATATTTTAAAAATCTTAAAGGCTGGAATGCAGGCTCCTGGTTCAAGGCTTGGAGCTGAACCATGGGAGTTTGTAGTAATCAAAAACAAGGATACATTGGCTAAACTTGGTGAAATCAAACCACGTGTAACCAATGCGCCTGTAGCAATTGTATTGGTTGCTAATATTGAAAGATCCTTCTATAAAACTGTATGGCAACAGGATATGGGCGCGGCAGCTGAAAACATGTTGCTTGAAGCTGTAAATCTCGGATTAGGAGGACTTTGGAATGGAGTTGCACCTGAAGAAGATAGGATGAAAGCAATAGGTAAAATCATAGGAATAGATGACATTACTGAAACCAAACCGTACTGCATAATCACTTTAGGATATCCTGCAGATGGATGGGAAAACAAGTTCTTGGATAAATTTGACGAAGAAAGGATACATTATGAAAAATACTAA
- a CDS encoding beta-ribofuranosylaminobenzene 5'-phosphate synthase, whose protein sequence is MIIRAPSRIHMSLIDLNGSYRRVDGGIGLALADPQFVLEVEQTESGITLEFADTVTDSEAIEECREKIPDAAQKTIDYFGIDSGFKFTVHNTYPPHSGFGSGTQIAVSTAHLITETMGIEIESRELSSIVGRGGTSGIGTYTHDLGGFILDGGHSKEEKPLFLPSGASQAKPATLIARYDFPEEWNILIAIPHIEKHMEGDDEVDVFQTYCPIPKEEVEQVSHLILMNLVPFMLEKDIKNFGWAVSELQKVGFNKLEHSLDDSYLPTMKAIEDAGAYGVGISSFGPVLYTMFDESNADIVEKTKEIIGDKGTVFVTKAQNHGFVIEK, encoded by the coding sequence ATGATAATTAGAGCACCTTCAAGAATACATATGTCCTTAATTGATTTAAACGGGTCATATAGAAGAGTCGATGGTGGAATTGGTTTAGCATTAGCTGATCCACAATTTGTCCTGGAAGTCGAGCAAACCGAAAGTGGCATAACACTTGAATTTGCAGATACAGTAACAGATTCAGAAGCAATAGAAGAATGCAGAGAAAAAATACCTGATGCAGCTCAAAAAACAATAGATTATTTTGGCATTGATTCAGGTTTCAAATTCACAGTTCACAATACCTACCCTCCACATTCAGGATTTGGAAGCGGAACACAAATTGCAGTTTCAACAGCCCACTTGATAACTGAAACCATGGGAATTGAAATTGAAAGTCGTGAACTAAGCAGTATTGTAGGAAGAGGAGGAACCTCTGGTATTGGAACCTACACTCACGATTTAGGTGGATTCATCCTTGACGGTGGTCACAGTAAAGAGGAAAAACCATTATTTTTACCTTCAGGAGCATCACAGGCAAAACCTGCAACATTGATTGCAAGATATGACTTCCCTGAAGAATGGAATATATTAATTGCCATTCCACATATTGAAAAACATATGGAAGGTGATGATGAAGTGGATGTATTCCAGACATATTGTCCTATCCCAAAAGAGGAAGTGGAACAGGTATCACACTTAATTTTAATGAATCTCGTACCATTTATGCTTGAAAAGGACATCAAAAACTTCGGATGGGCTGTAAGTGAACTTCAAAAAGTAGGATTCAACAAATTGGAACACAGCCTTGATGACAGTTACCTTCCTACAATGAAAGCTATTGAAGATGCAGGAGCTTATGGTGTGGGAATCAGTTCATTCGGACCTGTATTATACACAATGTTTGATGAATCCAATGCAGATATTGTTGAAAAGACCAAGGAAATCATTGGTGATAAGGGAACGGTATTTGTAACCAAAGCACAAAACCATGGATTTGTCATTGAAAAATAA
- a CDS encoding MalY/PatB family protein, translated as MKNTNYDFKTVIDRKNTNSLKWDLFDDDAPMWVADMDFKVAPAIENAILKRASHPVYGYSIIPDSLFEAYVSWWDRRYDFKMSREEMLYATGVMPSISSMIRCLTDENDAILIQSPVYHVFFYVIRDNNRQVVENELIYEDEEYKIDFDDLDEKLSKVRMMILCNPQNPVGKIWSKDELKQIGELCKKHNVILVSDEIHCDLTDPGKHYNPFMTSSDYENSILAISPSKSFNVAGFQSSVVYSKNTELLERIKTQLHIDNSDSCNVFAVSAVEAAYNDSEDWLEELKEVLYENKQIVKEFLESELPIIKLIDCDATYLLWLDCRKLNVSSNVLKEFLRQNQGLFLSAGSDFGEVGDGFLRLNIACPPKLLKDGLSKLKAGVIALNNINNLSKNI; from the coding sequence ATGAAAAATACTAACTACGATTTTAAAACAGTAATTGACCGCAAAAATACCAACTCACTTAAGTGGGATTTGTTTGATGATGATGCTCCCATGTGGGTGGCAGATATGGATTTCAAGGTTGCTCCAGCAATCGAAAATGCCATCTTAAAAAGAGCCTCTCATCCGGTATATGGTTATTCAATCATACCGGATTCACTCTTTGAAGCATATGTCAGCTGGTGGGACAGGAGATACGATTTCAAGATGTCCCGTGAAGAAATGCTTTATGCAACAGGAGTGATGCCTTCAATATCCTCAATGATTAGATGCCTGACAGATGAAAATGATGCTATTCTTATCCAATCACCGGTTTATCATGTGTTCTTTTATGTGATTCGGGATAATAATCGCCAGGTAGTTGAAAACGAATTGATTTATGAAGATGAGGAATATAAAATCGATTTTGATGATTTGGATGAGAAGCTCTCAAAGGTCAGGATGATGATACTGTGCAACCCTCAAAATCCTGTCGGCAAAATATGGTCAAAAGATGAACTCAAACAAATAGGTGAATTATGCAAGAAACACAATGTTATTTTGGTATCTGATGAGATTCACTGTGATTTAACTGACCCTGGAAAGCATTATAATCCATTCATGACATCAAGTGACTATGAAAATAGTATACTAGCTATATCACCTTCCAAATCTTTCAATGTTGCTGGCTTTCAAAGTTCAGTGGTATACTCAAAAAACACAGAACTGCTTGAAAGAATAAAAACACAACTCCACATTGACAATTCAGACTCATGCAACGTATTTGCAGTAAGTGCAGTTGAAGCTGCATACAATGACTCTGAAGACTGGCTTGAAGAACTTAAAGAAGTGCTGTATGAAAATAAGCAGATAGTAAAAGAATTTTTGGAAAGTGAACTTCCGATAATAAAACTGATTGACTGTGATGCAACATACTTGTTGTGGCTTGATTGCAGAAAACTCAACGTTTCATCAAATGTCCTTAAGGAATTCCTTCGCCAGAATCAGGGACTCTTTTTGTCAGCTGGAAGTGATTTTGGGGAGGTCGGCGATGGATTTTTAAGGCTGAATATTGCATGTCCGCCGAAATTGCTGAAAGATGGATTGTCCAAACTCAAAGCAGGAGTAATTGCCTTAAACAATATCAATAATCTGTCTAAGAATATTTAA
- a CDS encoding ERCC4 domain-containing protein encodes MIVKIDNRETNRHCEAIKQYSKNHKIIIEELSVGDFIFSDKNVEVVFEYKTFNDFKNSVKEGRVFDQAIRQYNNFRHHFIIIELDKKNPELYNNKYYCEAIASLNTFTTVIICQSKKLALKMMEKQAESCIEIDPLTKKPPEKSDNVAYNYLRLINGINNVKAHTICKHLNLKTFEDLRNVTTKKLVKVPGIGPITALKITKSIHVN; translated from the coding sequence ATGATTGTCAAAATCGATAATAGAGAAACAAACAGGCATTGCGAAGCCATTAAGCAGTACAGCAAAAATCACAAAATTATCATTGAGGAATTGTCCGTAGGAGATTTCATTTTCTCAGACAAAAATGTTGAAGTTGTTTTTGAATACAAAACATTCAATGACTTCAAAAATAGCGTTAAGGAGGGAAGAGTTTTTGATCAGGCCATAAGACAATACAATAATTTTAGACACCACTTCATAATTATTGAACTGGACAAGAAAAACCCTGAATTATACAATAACAAATACTATTGTGAAGCAATAGCCAGTTTGAACACATTCACCACAGTGATAATTTGTCAAAGCAAAAAATTGGCACTTAAAATGATGGAAAAACAGGCAGAATCATGTATTGAAATAGACCCTCTGACAAAAAAGCCGCCTGAAAAATCAGATAATGTCGCATACAATTATCTGAGACTGATTAACGGCATTAATAACGTTAAAGCTCATACAATATGCAAACACCTTAATCTGAAGACATTTGAAGATTTAAGAAATGTTACAACAAAAAAATTAGTTAAAGTACCAGGGATTGGCCCGATAACTGCATTAAAAATTACAAAATCAATACATGTAAACTAA
- a CDS encoding MFS transporter produces the protein MNNNPKILLYILMLSTLAINTPLSIVGIIAQISEYFSTSIAISGLYVSSFTFTIAICGLFVPILFSRFNRKKTFILILAIFALSNFIIIFTKSFAVAFAFRIISAAFYPAFISIALTVCEDIAPEGEEQDYITKILLGISVRSIVGLPITTWLGTTWGYQVAMSWIFLITVVCLILILLFIPNLKGRSKSYEKPISSVITKEFFLGSVAIIMMPIGASIVYNYMPYFLQTVTHIYTYKLSVLLFVYGLISISGTWIGGKLITRNAKLTLLIFQLVLMTVFAMLYLSADYLIPTIVFFLIFGVLDGMGYNLIQFIESSVVPDSPELANGVFLSILNGGIAIGIAIGGFLVTDFGVMSIFTSGIAFSILAFVLLYYAIYIFKINLKYS, from the coding sequence ATGAACAATAATCCAAAAATACTCCTGTATATTTTAATGCTGTCAACACTTGCAATCAACACTCCATTGAGCATTGTTGGCATCATAGCACAGATATCCGAGTATTTTTCAACATCAATTGCAATTTCAGGACTGTATGTCAGTTCATTCACATTCACAATTGCAATATGCGGATTATTCGTTCCTATTCTGTTTTCAAGATTCAATCGAAAGAAAACATTCATTCTTATTTTAGCGATATTTGCATTGTCAAATTTCATAATAATTTTTACAAAATCATTTGCTGTTGCTTTTGCCTTCAGAATCATTTCAGCAGCATTTTATCCTGCATTCATTTCAATTGCATTGACCGTTTGTGAAGATATAGCGCCCGAAGGTGAGGAGCAGGACTACATTACAAAGATTTTGCTTGGAATATCCGTGAGAAGCATTGTCGGCCTTCCTATTACAACATGGTTAGGTACAACCTGGGGCTATCAGGTTGCAATGAGCTGGATATTCCTGATAACAGTAGTCTGTTTGATATTGATACTATTATTCATTCCAAATCTCAAAGGCAGGTCAAAAAGCTATGAAAAGCCAATATCCAGCGTTATAACAAAAGAATTCTTTTTGGGTTCCGTTGCGATAATTATGATGCCAATCGGTGCAAGCATTGTCTACAATTACATGCCATATTTCCTTCAGACCGTTACACACATCTACACTTACAAGTTAAGTGTTTTGCTGTTTGTCTATGGTTTGATATCAATAAGCGGAACATGGATTGGTGGAAAATTAATTACAAGAAATGCAAAGCTCACACTGTTAATCTTTCAATTGGTGTTAATGACAGTCTTTGCAATGCTTTATCTGTCAGCAGATTATCTTATTCCAACAATAGTCTTCTTTTTGATATTTGGAGTGCTGGATGGAATGGGTTATAATCTCATACAGTTCATTGAAAGTTCAGTTGTTCCGGACAGTCCGGAACTTGCAAACGGTGTGTTTTTAAGCATATTGAATGGTGGAATAGCTATAGGAATAGCTATTGGCGGTTTTTTAGTTACTGACTTTGGTGTGATGTCAATATTTACAAGCGGAATAGCCTTTTCAATATTGGCTTTTGTCCTGCTATATTATGCAATTTACATTTTCAAAATCAATCTTAAATATTCTTAG